The following are encoded in a window of Kitasatospora sp. NBC_01250 genomic DNA:
- a CDS encoding D-2-hydroxyacid dehydrogenase family protein, which yields MRLRCALLDDFQDAALTHADWSPIADQVELVRFPEHFPNEDELASALADFDIIVTLRERVAFPASLFARLPKLRLLVASGMRNSVIDQAAAERHGVTVCGTASSSVPPVELTFALLLGLARQLVAENTAVRTGGWQNTVGTDLNGACLGLLGLGQIGTRVARIALAFGMRVVAWSPNLTAERAAEAGVELAGSKEELLAGADFVSVHLKLGERSRGLLGARELGLMKPTAYLVNTSRAAIVDQDALLDALREGTIAGAGIDVFDLEPLPADHPMRTAPRLLATPHLGYVTGDNYRTYYGHAVEDIQAFLAGSPVRRLS from the coding sequence ATGCGTCTGCGCTGCGCCCTCCTCGACGACTTCCAGGACGCCGCCCTCACCCACGCCGACTGGTCGCCGATCGCCGACCAGGTGGAGCTCGTCCGGTTCCCCGAACACTTCCCGAACGAGGACGAACTTGCCTCCGCCCTGGCGGACTTCGATATCATCGTCACGCTGCGGGAGCGGGTGGCCTTCCCCGCCTCGCTCTTCGCCCGACTGCCGAAGCTGCGCCTGCTGGTCGCCTCCGGCATGCGCAACTCGGTGATCGACCAGGCCGCCGCCGAGCGGCACGGCGTCACCGTGTGCGGTACGGCCAGCTCCTCGGTGCCGCCGGTCGAACTGACCTTCGCGCTGCTGCTCGGCCTGGCCCGGCAGTTGGTCGCCGAGAACACGGCGGTGCGCACCGGGGGCTGGCAGAACACGGTCGGCACCGACCTGAACGGCGCCTGCCTGGGCCTGCTCGGCCTCGGCCAGATCGGCACCCGGGTGGCCCGGATCGCCCTCGCCTTCGGCATGCGGGTGGTGGCCTGGAGCCCGAACCTCACCGCCGAGCGGGCCGCGGAGGCCGGCGTGGAGCTCGCCGGCTCCAAGGAGGAACTGCTGGCCGGTGCCGACTTCGTGTCGGTCCACCTGAAGCTCGGCGAGCGCAGCCGGGGCCTGCTCGGCGCGCGGGAGCTGGGCCTGATGAAGCCGACCGCCTACCTGGTCAACACCTCCCGGGCGGCCATCGTCGACCAGGACGCCCTGCTGGACGCGCTGCGGGAGGGCACCATCGCCGGTGCGGGCATCGATGTCTTCGACCTCGAACCGCTGCCCGCCGACCACCCCATGCGCACCGCCCCGCGCCTGCTGGCCACCCCGCACCTGGGCTACGTCACCGGTGACAACTACCGGACCTACTACGGCCACGCGGTCGAGGACATCCAGGCCTTCCTGGCCGGCTCGCCCGTCCGCCGCCTCTCCTGA
- a CDS encoding LLM class flavin-dependent oxidoreductase — protein MTTTPRRTMKLGAFLPAPGHHVAAWRHPRSRPQGSLEFDYYRSLVQTAERGLFDMVFLSDGAGVRTHYKDADELSRQGRMVHFEPLTLLSALAVHTTNIGLTATASTTYNEPFHIARKFASLDHLSNGRSGWNVVTSATDAEARNFNLEQQPDHSARYHRAREFMEVVTGLWDSWEDDAFLYDKESGRYFDPAKLHILGHKGEHFSVRGPLNVSRPPQGHPVIVQAGSSADGQDFAAQWAEVVFTVQQTLDQARTYRLGLRKQVADHGRDPDSLKVMPGAFLILGRTQSEAEDRFDELQSLVDPVLGMSLLTAQLGDVDLSGYDLDGPLPELPETGGSISKQQLIYQQARSQGLTIRQVYQTVSAGRGHHRLVGTAESIADVLEEWFVNDGADGFNIMPDCLPDGLDQIVTLLVPELQKRGLMRTAYEGTTLRENLGLARPAHRATGAVK, from the coding sequence GTGACCACCACCCCGCGCCGCACCATGAAGCTCGGCGCCTTCCTGCCGGCCCCCGGCCACCACGTCGCCGCCTGGCGCCACCCCCGCTCGCGTCCGCAGGGCAGCCTGGAGTTCGACTACTACCGCTCGCTGGTGCAGACCGCCGAGCGCGGCCTGTTCGACATGGTCTTCCTGTCCGACGGCGCCGGTGTACGCACCCACTACAAGGACGCCGACGAGCTCAGCCGCCAGGGCCGCATGGTCCACTTCGAGCCGCTGACCCTGCTCTCCGCGCTCGCCGTGCACACCACCAACATCGGCCTGACCGCGACCGCCTCCACGACCTACAACGAGCCCTTCCACATCGCCCGCAAGTTCGCCTCGCTCGACCACCTCAGCAACGGGCGCTCCGGCTGGAACGTGGTCACCTCGGCCACCGACGCCGAGGCGCGCAACTTCAACCTGGAGCAGCAGCCCGACCACAGCGCCCGGTACCACCGCGCCCGGGAGTTCATGGAGGTGGTCACCGGCCTGTGGGACAGCTGGGAGGACGACGCCTTCCTCTACGACAAGGAGTCCGGGCGCTACTTCGACCCCGCCAAGCTGCACATCCTCGGCCACAAGGGCGAGCACTTCTCGGTCCGCGGCCCGCTCAACGTCTCGCGCCCGCCGCAGGGCCACCCGGTCATCGTCCAGGCCGGCTCCTCGGCGGACGGCCAGGACTTCGCCGCGCAGTGGGCGGAGGTCGTCTTCACCGTCCAGCAGACCCTGGACCAGGCCCGGACCTACCGCCTCGGACTGCGCAAGCAGGTCGCCGACCACGGCCGCGACCCCGACAGCCTCAAGGTGATGCCCGGCGCGTTCCTGATCCTCGGCCGCACCCAGTCCGAGGCCGAGGACCGGTTCGACGAACTCCAGAGCCTGGTCGACCCGGTGCTCGGGATGAGCCTGCTCACCGCGCAGCTCGGCGACGTCGACCTGTCCGGCTACGACCTGGACGGCCCGCTGCCCGAGCTCCCGGAGACCGGCGGCAGCATCAGCAAGCAGCAGCTGATCTACCAGCAGGCCCGCAGCCAGGGGCTGACGATCCGTCAGGTCTACCAGACGGTCTCGGCCGGCCGCGGCCACCACCGGCTGGTCGGCACCGCCGAGTCGATCGCCGACGTGCTGGAGGAGTGGTTCGTCAACGACGGCGCCGACGGCTTCAACATCATGCCCGACTGCCTGCCCGACGGCCTGGACCAGATCGTCACGCTGCTGGTGCCCGAGCTGCAGAAGCGCGGCCTGATGCGCACCGCGTACGAGGGCACGACGCTGCGCGAGAACCTCGGCCTGGCCCGCCCGGCCCACCGCGCGACGGGAGCCGTCAAGTGA
- a CDS encoding flavin reductase family protein — translation MTTRTDVDASQLRSVLRSHAAGIVVLTAPGPVGVTITSFTSISAEPALVSFALAETSSTWQQVRDSEWFGIQILSAEQRDLAQLFASKGADRFGPATRWRLGPHGVPLLDDCLSWLVCSRQDTLRIGDHHVVVAAVEHARQGAPGDSLVHLHGAMQPVPHPALVRS, via the coding sequence GTGACCACGCGGACGGACGTCGACGCCAGTCAGTTGCGCTCGGTACTGCGCTCGCACGCCGCCGGCATCGTGGTGCTCACCGCGCCCGGCCCGGTCGGCGTCACCATCACCTCCTTCACCTCGATCAGCGCCGAGCCCGCCCTGGTCTCCTTCGCGCTGGCCGAGACCTCCTCCACCTGGCAGCAGGTCCGCGACAGCGAGTGGTTCGGCATCCAGATCCTCAGCGCCGAACAGCGGGACCTGGCCCAGCTGTTCGCCAGCAAGGGCGCCGACCGCTTCGGCCCCGCCACCCGCTGGCGGCTCGGCCCGCACGGCGTCCCGCTGCTGGACGACTGCCTCAGCTGGTTGGTCTGCTCCCGGCAGGACACCCTGAGGATCGGCGACCACCACGTCGTCGTCGCCGCCGTCGAGCACGCCCGGCAGGGCGCGCCGGGCGACAGCCTGGTCCACCTGCACGGCGCCATGCAGCCCGTCCCCCACCCCGCCCTCGTCAGGAGCTGA
- a CDS encoding ATP-grasp domain-containing protein yields MTTTLILSRQPLSSRPLQEWLDDTPDTVVLFTTEKAVADTPEELAKYFPRHRLVADYHAWSSDLAAEQAAREFSVDRIASTSEQDVLRAARLRARLGLPGQSPASAIAYRDKVLMKQLARQAGLPVPAFTAVDSAMDLMEFIDTVGYPVVVKPRSGYGAEGVHVLRDQQGVDAFLAREQESTLPYLPGHWMAEFFVEGDFCHVDGIMSEGRIVHGWPSQYNSGVAEHLEHDSSLSSVLIAAEDPRHAVLMKLTADLIAALPVADGPMAFHLEAWIRADGKPVLCEIASRAGGAGIAQVYERAFGVQLAREGLRAQCGSELTLRHQPEQPEGGYYGWLVIPPGHGTFTPPAGPCPVPGVELSLQLEAGTVCQGVAHAAEGAATALVRGADPAEVAERIDQAVRWWRQSARWA; encoded by the coding sequence ATGACCACCACGCTCATTCTCTCCCGCCAGCCGCTCTCCTCCCGTCCGCTGCAGGAGTGGCTGGACGACACCCCGGACACCGTCGTCCTGTTCACCACCGAGAAGGCGGTTGCGGACACGCCGGAGGAGCTCGCCAAGTACTTCCCCCGCCACCGGCTGGTGGCCGACTACCACGCGTGGTCCTCCGACCTGGCCGCCGAGCAGGCCGCCCGCGAGTTCTCGGTGGACCGGATCGCCTCCACCAGCGAGCAGGACGTGCTGCGCGCGGCCCGGCTGCGCGCCCGGCTCGGCCTGCCCGGCCAGAGCCCGGCCTCGGCGATCGCCTACCGCGACAAGGTGCTGATGAAGCAGCTGGCCCGCCAGGCCGGCCTGCCGGTACCGGCGTTCACCGCGGTGGACAGCGCGATGGACCTGATGGAGTTCATCGACACGGTCGGCTACCCCGTGGTGGTCAAGCCGCGCTCCGGCTACGGCGCCGAGGGCGTGCACGTGCTGCGCGACCAGCAGGGCGTGGACGCGTTCCTGGCCCGCGAGCAGGAGTCGACGCTGCCCTACCTGCCCGGCCACTGGATGGCCGAGTTCTTCGTCGAGGGCGACTTCTGCCACGTGGACGGCATCATGTCCGAGGGCCGGATCGTGCACGGCTGGCCCTCGCAGTACAACAGCGGGGTCGCCGAGCACCTGGAGCACGACTCCAGCCTGTCCAGCGTGCTGATCGCGGCCGAGGACCCGCGCCACGCCGTGCTGATGAAGCTCACGGCCGACCTGATAGCCGCGCTGCCCGTCGCGGACGGCCCGATGGCCTTCCACCTGGAGGCGTGGATCCGCGCCGACGGCAAGCCGGTGCTCTGCGAGATCGCCAGCCGGGCCGGCGGCGCCGGGATCGCCCAGGTCTACGAGCGCGCGTTCGGGGTGCAGCTGGCCCGCGAGGGGCTTCGCGCGCAGTGCGGTTCCGAGCTCACCCTGCGCCACCAGCCCGAGCAGCCCGAGGGGGGCTACTACGGCTGGCTGGTCATTCCCCCGGGGCACGGCACCTTCACGCCCCCGGCCGGGCCGTGCCCCGTCCCCGGGGTCGAGCTCAGCCTCCAGCTGGAGGCGGGGACGGTGTGCCAGGGGGTGGCGCACGCGGCCGAGGGCGCGGCCACGGCCCTGGTCCGCGGCGCCGACCCCGCCGAGGTGGCGGAGCGGATCGACCAGGCGGTGCGGTGGTGGCGGCAGAGCGCCCGCTGGGCCTGA
- a CDS encoding pyridoxamine 5'-phosphate oxidase family protein, translated as MGQQYQELTPRLVEFIAQAPMFFVATAPLNRDGHVNVSPKGGMDTITVLDGTTVAYLDLIGSGAETIAHLRENERITLMLCSFSRQPKILRLYGRGECVFPDDPRWDDLIGRFGSHPIPRSIIVAHIHRITDSCGFTVPEMDLVRERDLQDKWGERKTRQQLEEYMLTKNSSSIDGLPARPARDHLVGAVGTAGTAGTTGSVGSVGEEEHR; from the coding sequence ATGGGACAGCAGTACCAGGAACTGACCCCCCGACTGGTGGAGTTCATCGCCCAGGCGCCGATGTTCTTCGTGGCCACCGCCCCGCTGAACCGCGACGGACACGTCAACGTCTCGCCCAAAGGGGGCATGGACACCATCACGGTGCTGGACGGCACCACGGTCGCCTACCTCGACCTCATCGGCTCGGGCGCCGAGACCATCGCACACCTGCGGGAGAACGAGCGGATCACGCTGATGCTCTGCTCGTTCTCCCGGCAGCCGAAGATCCTGCGCCTGTACGGCCGGGGGGAGTGCGTCTTCCCCGACGATCCGCGCTGGGACGACCTGATCGGCCGCTTCGGCAGCCACCCGATCCCGCGCTCGATCATCGTCGCGCACATCCACCGGATCACCGACTCCTGCGGGTTCACCGTGCCCGAGATGGACCTGGTGCGGGAACGCGACCTGCAGGACAAGTGGGGTGAGCGAAAGACCCGACAACAGCTGGAGGAGTACATGCTGACCAAGAACAGCAGCAGTATCGACGGCCTGCCGGCCCGGCCGGCCCGCGACCACCTGGTCGGCGCCGTCGGCACGGCCGGCACGGCCGGCACTACCGGTTCGGTCGGTTCGGTCGGCGAGGAGGAGCACCGGTGA
- a CDS encoding ATP-grasp domain-containing protein: MTAGTAPHALAFVDSDHADTPYDAWAAGAGARLTLLVSAEKYPQYAHLPEARPITGYHEGGELELAALESAGGQRPSAVLARGEGDVLRAARLRELLDVPGQHWDSAQAFRDKVLMKTILRERGIAVPQFAPVRVAFDLFGFIREHGYPVVVKPAYGSGSTGTHILHEEADLGALLRAGLPEHAEVETFVEGRMYIVDGLLTHGRLAAAYVSHYLNDCLSFRSGDYLGAAQLTGDDPLVPRLTRYAEQVLAALPTPECTTFHLEVFLTPDDRLVLCEVASRTGGALTGAAIRACNGFDLDERWFAAQLGGPAAPGEAVREAVRGAEPGRAAGWVVFYPEHGRLAALPGDPPDFVVEQRLHGTVGESYQGGQKSGKFLCGYVITGRDAAEVAQHADELAAWYADRIRWES; the protein is encoded by the coding sequence GTGACCGCCGGCACGGCGCCCCACGCGCTCGCCTTCGTCGACAGCGACCACGCCGACACCCCCTACGACGCCTGGGCGGCCGGGGCCGGCGCCCGGCTGACCCTGCTGGTCTCCGCCGAGAAGTACCCGCAGTACGCCCACCTGCCCGAGGCCCGGCCCATCACGGGCTACCACGAGGGCGGCGAACTGGAGCTGGCCGCACTGGAGTCGGCCGGCGGGCAGCGCCCGTCCGCGGTGCTCGCCCGCGGCGAGGGGGACGTGCTGCGCGCGGCCCGGCTGCGCGAACTGCTCGACGTGCCCGGCCAGCACTGGGACAGCGCCCAGGCGTTCCGCGACAAGGTGCTGATGAAGACGATCCTGCGCGAACGCGGCATCGCGGTGCCGCAGTTCGCGCCGGTGCGGGTCGCCTTCGACCTGTTCGGGTTCATCCGGGAGCACGGGTACCCGGTCGTGGTGAAGCCGGCCTACGGGTCCGGTTCCACCGGCACCCACATCCTGCACGAGGAGGCCGACCTCGGCGCGCTGCTGCGGGCGGGCCTGCCGGAGCACGCCGAGGTGGAGACCTTCGTCGAAGGGCGGATGTACATCGTCGACGGCCTGCTCACGCACGGCCGCCTGGCCGCCGCCTACGTCTCGCACTACCTCAACGACTGCCTGTCGTTCCGCTCCGGGGACTACCTGGGGGCGGCCCAGCTCACCGGGGACGACCCACTGGTGCCGCGGCTGACCCGGTACGCCGAGCAGGTGCTGGCCGCCCTGCCGACCCCTGAGTGCACCACCTTCCACCTGGAGGTCTTCCTGACCCCGGACGACCGCCTGGTGCTGTGCGAGGTCGCCAGCCGCACCGGCGGCGCGCTCACCGGAGCGGCGATCCGCGCCTGCAACGGCTTCGACCTGGACGAGCGGTGGTTCGCCGCCCAGCTCGGCGGCCCGGCCGCCCCCGGCGAGGCCGTGCGCGAGGCGGTGCGCGGGGCCGAACCGGGCCGGGCGGCGGGCTGGGTCGTCTTCTACCCCGAACACGGCCGGCTCGCCGCGCTGCCGGGGGACCCGCCGGACTTCGTGGTCGAACAGCGCCTGCACGGGACGGTCGGCGAGTCCTACCAGGGCGGTCAGAAGTCCGGCAAGTTCCTCTGCGGCTATGTGATCACCGGTCGGGACGCCGCCGAAGTGGCGCAGCACGCCGACGAGTTGGCCGCCTGGTACGCGGACCGGATCCGCTGGGAGAGCTGA
- a CDS encoding AfsR/SARP family transcriptional regulator, with product MALKLLGPVELDHEGRSLDLGGPRQRVVLAMLGLNVNQTTSTEQLIDAVWGDSPPVTARGQIQVAISTLRKRFAESGRPQAIGTRYPGYVLELDPASVDSLEFDRLVAVAREESAAGGTLQAAATLRTALGLWRGPALDGVPSDLAQRGAIRLNDRRLTVLEERIRLDLMLGRHGDLSAELTALTCQHPLRERLYELLMLALYRSGRQADALEVFQRARRALTEEMGIEPSQELRVLEQAILNQSPALDLPSTATSSATRVPAPRSAAPEPAKEAAFRLTPRQLPASISDFIGRRSQLDDIKKLIVPNAQEGSAGYAVPIVNICGPGGVGKSALAVRAAHELGTHFPDGHLYADLRNPSGDGRTETLLARFLRAVGVPAKAVPEDLQERAEMYRSRLADSRVLVVLDGVTDAAQVTPLLPGSASCAVIVTSRVRLASVPGIHQVDVDVFDMSNALDLLSGIIGRPRVEAELDTAVELVNLCDGLPLALRIAGARLAAHTHWPIERLVRRLRNERRRLDELSHGGLELRPTISLTYRALPPFAQRLFRLFALVQVPDSPAWIAAALLDTDATTAEDTLDTLVEAQVMDIVQYPNSPWPRYRFHDLVRAYAWEELLIREPREEQEAALARMLGGWLALAEDAHRKEYGGDYTIIHGSAQRWRLPEFATAGPSAGPMDWWSTERRALVTAVRQAADAGLDELCWDLALSSVTLFESKGYFDDWEETARLAHEAALRAGNPVGQGAMLYSLGTLHMFQAHIEQAQDYFGRAQVLFETAGHDHGRALVLRNSAYLDGLRGEHVAMREKYDEALTVMRLVCDRIGEAHILRSLAGWWMTAGSIDRARGMLEQALVISQEEKCLRVEAQVLQRFAELYLATDQVPQAIEALREVLRIVRDMGDRIGESYALYGLGTVRQREGRLESAVETLTRALNLSRQVGERAIEARSRYALGEIALQRADYALTTTHLEASRALFAELGAQSWLERAEDLLAEVGPPAVLCSAQPEAC from the coding sequence ATGGCGCTCAAGCTGCTGGGCCCAGTCGAACTGGACCATGAAGGACGCTCGCTCGATCTCGGCGGACCACGGCAGCGCGTGGTCCTGGCGATGCTGGGACTGAACGTCAACCAGACCACCTCCACCGAGCAGCTGATCGACGCCGTGTGGGGCGACTCGCCTCCGGTCACCGCACGGGGTCAGATTCAAGTGGCCATCTCGACACTGCGCAAGCGGTTCGCCGAATCCGGCCGGCCGCAGGCCATCGGCACCCGCTACCCCGGCTACGTGCTCGAACTGGACCCGGCCAGTGTGGACAGCCTGGAGTTCGACCGCCTGGTCGCCGTCGCCCGCGAGGAGAGCGCGGCGGGCGGCACCCTGCAGGCCGCGGCCACCCTGCGCACCGCCCTCGGACTCTGGCGCGGCCCGGCCCTGGACGGCGTGCCCAGCGACCTGGCGCAGCGCGGCGCCATCCGGCTCAACGACCGCCGGCTGACCGTCCTGGAGGAGCGGATCCGGCTGGACCTGATGCTCGGCCGGCACGGCGACCTCAGCGCCGAGCTGACCGCGCTGACCTGCCAACACCCGTTGCGCGAGCGGCTGTACGAGCTGCTGATGCTGGCGCTCTACCGCTCGGGGCGTCAGGCCGATGCGCTGGAGGTGTTCCAGCGGGCGCGCCGGGCGCTGACCGAGGAGATGGGCATCGAGCCCAGTCAGGAGCTGCGCGTCCTGGAGCAGGCGATCCTGAACCAGTCCCCCGCACTCGACCTTCCCTCGACCGCCACCTCCTCGGCCACGCGCGTCCCTGCGCCCAGGTCGGCTGCACCCGAACCGGCGAAGGAGGCGGCTTTTCGTCTGACACCCCGTCAACTTCCGGCCAGCATAAGTGATTTCATCGGCCGTCGCAGTCAACTCGACGACATCAAGAAACTGATCGTACCGAACGCCCAGGAGGGATCTGCGGGCTACGCGGTGCCGATCGTGAACATCTGCGGTCCGGGGGGTGTCGGCAAGTCGGCGCTGGCCGTGCGCGCCGCACACGAGCTGGGTACGCACTTTCCGGACGGCCACCTCTACGCCGACCTGCGCAACCCGTCCGGGGACGGCCGGACCGAGACGCTGCTGGCGCGGTTCCTGCGGGCCGTCGGGGTACCGGCCAAGGCGGTGCCCGAGGACCTCCAGGAGCGGGCCGAGATGTACCGCAGCAGGCTGGCCGACAGCCGGGTCCTGGTCGTGCTCGACGGGGTGACCGACGCCGCGCAGGTGACGCCGCTCCTGCCGGGCAGCGCCAGCTGCGCGGTGATCGTCACCAGCCGGGTCCGGCTGGCGAGCGTGCCGGGCATCCACCAGGTGGACGTCGACGTCTTCGACATGTCCAACGCGCTCGACCTGCTCTCCGGGATCATCGGCCGCCCGCGCGTGGAGGCCGAACTCGACACCGCCGTCGAGCTGGTGAACCTGTGCGACGGCCTGCCGCTGGCGCTGCGGATCGCCGGGGCCCGGCTGGCCGCACACACGCACTGGCCGATCGAGCGGCTGGTGCGGCGGCTGCGCAACGAGCGCCGGCGGCTGGACGAGCTCAGCCACGGCGGCCTGGAGCTGCGCCCCACGATCAGCCTGACCTACCGGGCGCTGCCGCCGTTCGCGCAGCGGCTGTTCCGGTTGTTCGCCCTGGTGCAGGTGCCCGACTCGCCGGCCTGGATCGCGGCCGCGCTGCTGGACACCGACGCCACCACCGCCGAGGACACCCTCGACACGCTGGTCGAGGCCCAGGTGATGGACATCGTCCAGTACCCGAACTCACCGTGGCCGCGCTACCGGTTCCACGACCTGGTCCGCGCCTACGCGTGGGAGGAGTTGCTCATCAGGGAGCCGCGCGAGGAGCAGGAGGCCGCGCTGGCCCGCATGCTGGGCGGCTGGCTGGCCCTGGCCGAGGACGCCCACCGCAAGGAGTACGGCGGCGACTACACCATCATCCACGGCAGCGCGCAGCGCTGGCGGCTGCCCGAGTTCGCGACGGCCGGTCCGTCCGCCGGTCCGATGGACTGGTGGAGCACCGAACGGCGCGCGCTGGTGACGGCCGTCCGGCAGGCGGCCGACGCAGGGCTCGACGAGCTGTGCTGGGACCTGGCGCTCAGCTCGGTCACGCTCTTCGAGTCCAAGGGGTACTTCGACGACTGGGAGGAGACCGCCCGGCTGGCCCACGAGGCCGCGCTGCGCGCCGGCAACCCGGTCGGGCAGGGGGCGATGCTCTACTCGCTGGGGACCCTGCACATGTTCCAGGCCCACATCGAGCAGGCGCAGGACTACTTCGGCCGGGCCCAGGTCCTGTTCGAGACGGCTGGGCACGACCACGGGCGTGCCCTGGTACTGCGCAACTCCGCCTACCTGGACGGGCTGCGCGGCGAGCACGTGGCGATGCGCGAGAAGTACGACGAGGCGCTGACCGTGATGCGGCTGGTCTGCGACCGGATCGGCGAGGCGCACATCCTGCGCAGCCTGGCGGGCTGGTGGATGACCGCCGGCAGCATCGACCGGGCCCGCGGCATGCTGGAGCAGGCCCTGGTGATCTCCCAGGAGGAGAAGTGCCTGCGGGTGGAGGCCCAGGTGCTGCAGCGCTTCGCCGAGCTGTACCTGGCCACCGACCAGGTGCCGCAGGCCATCGAGGCGCTGCGGGAGGTGCTGCGGATCGTGCGGGACATGGGGGACCGGATCGGCGAGTCGTACGCACTGTACGGCCTGGGCACCGTGCGCCAGCGCGAGGGGCGGCTGGAGAGCGCGGTCGAGACGCTCACCCGGGCGCTGAACCTCTCGCGGCAGGTCGGCGAGCGGGCGATCGAGGCCCGGTCGCGCTACGCGCTCGGCGAGATCGCGCTGCAGCGGGCCGACTACGCGCTGACCACCACGCACCTGGAGGCGTCCCGGGCGCTGTTCGCCGAACTGGGCGCGCAGTCCTGGCTGGAGCGGGCCGAGGACCTGCTGGCCGAGGTCGGGCCGCCGGCGGTGCTGTGCTCCGCCCAGCCGGAAGCCTGCTGA
- a CDS encoding DJ-1/PfpI family protein, translating to MSQTQTQTQTGATADPGTALRTIAFVAYPGITVLDLVGPLQVCSALRDLSPGFRTVVVGERIEPMGTDTPLAVVPSHTFDEVPEPFALVVPGGLAPTLAALADEQLLERLRQAASGAHLVGSVCTGSLLLGAAGLLEGRRATTHWWYRDLLTRFGATPVAERWVEDGRYVTAAGVSAGIDMALHLVARVAGEEVAREIQLLIEYDPQPPFGPIDWAGTDTGRYRPLARQVLTGALAGHPELLARLAD from the coding sequence ATGTCCCAGACCCAGACCCAGACCCAGACCGGAGCGACCGCGGACCCCGGGACCGCTCTCCGGACCATCGCCTTCGTCGCCTACCCGGGCATCACGGTGCTCGACCTGGTGGGCCCGCTGCAGGTCTGCTCGGCGCTGCGGGACCTGTCGCCCGGCTTCCGCACCGTGGTGGTCGGCGAGCGGATCGAGCCGATGGGGACCGACACCCCGCTCGCGGTCGTGCCGAGCCACACCTTCGACGAGGTCCCCGAGCCGTTCGCGCTGGTGGTTCCCGGCGGCCTGGCCCCGACCCTCGCCGCGCTCGCCGACGAGCAGCTGCTGGAGCGCCTGCGTCAGGCCGCGAGCGGGGCCCACCTGGTGGGCTCGGTCTGCACCGGCTCGCTGCTGCTGGGCGCCGCCGGACTGCTGGAGGGCCGCCGGGCCACCACCCACTGGTGGTACCGCGACCTGCTGACCCGCTTCGGGGCGACCCCGGTGGCCGAGCGCTGGGTCGAGGACGGCCGCTACGTCACCGCCGCCGGCGTCTCGGCCGGCATCGACATGGCCCTCCACCTGGTCGCCCGGGTGGCCGGCGAGGAGGTGGCGCGCGAGATCCAGCTGCTCATCGAGTACGACCCGCAGCCGCCGTTCGGTCCGATCGACTGGGCCGGCACGGACACCGGGCGCTACCGGCCGCTCGCCCGCCAGGTGCTCACCGGTGCCCTGGCCGGCCACCCGGAGCTGCTCGCCCGCCTGGCGGACTGA
- a CDS encoding SOS response-associated peptidase, with amino-acid sequence MCGRFVSTTSPQDLVSLFGVSRWDPAEALAPSWNTAPTDPVWAVLERLDRDTGELARQLRPLRWGLVPSWAKDPAVGARMINARSETVHEKPAFRKAFAARRCLLPADGYYEWAPVPAADGRKAYKQPYFIAPADGTLLAMAGLYEFWRDPTRPDGDPLAWLTTTTIITTRATDDAGRVHDRMPLTVHQDDFDAWLDPDRTEPARLRPLLHTPAGGHLTVRPVPTTVNSVRNNGPHLLDEAPDAPPLL; translated from the coding sequence ATGTGCGGTCGCTTCGTCTCCACCACGAGCCCCCAGGACCTCGTCTCCCTGTTCGGCGTGAGCCGCTGGGACCCGGCCGAGGCGCTGGCGCCCAGCTGGAACACCGCGCCCACCGACCCGGTCTGGGCCGTGCTCGAACGCCTGGACCGCGACACCGGCGAGCTCGCCCGCCAACTGCGCCCGCTGCGCTGGGGACTGGTGCCGTCCTGGGCGAAGGACCCCGCGGTGGGCGCGCGGATGATCAACGCCCGCTCCGAGACCGTCCACGAGAAGCCCGCCTTCCGCAAGGCCTTCGCCGCCCGGCGCTGCCTGCTGCCCGCCGACGGCTACTACGAGTGGGCCCCGGTCCCGGCCGCCGACGGCCGGAAGGCCTACAAGCAGCCCTACTTCATCGCGCCGGCCGACGGCACCCTGCTCGCGATGGCCGGGCTCTACGAGTTCTGGCGCGACCCCACCCGCCCCGACGGCGACCCGCTCGCCTGGCTGACCACCACCACGATCATCACCACCCGGGCCACGGACGACGCCGGGCGCGTCCACGACCGGATGCCGCTGACGGTCCACCAGGACGACTTCGACGCCTGGCTCGATCCCGACCGCACCGAGCCCGCCCGGCTCCGCCCGCTCCTGCACACCCCCGCCGGCGGCCACCTCACCGTCCGGCCGGTCCCCACCACCGTCAACAGCGTCCGCAACAACGGGCCGCACCTGCTGGACGAGGCCCCCGACGCACCACCGCTGCTCTGA